In the genome of Pseudomonas sp. LBUM920, one region contains:
- a CDS encoding YajG family lipoprotein — MLQRLLFGLITVTSLTLVGCANSPQQLSPQPKVTAQLAPVGHGQPVSVRVVDGRPSPTLGSRGGLYPETALISVTGQDVLPKLQAQAEAAVRLLGFTPANSPGAPQLTITLAELKYQSPKEGLYVTEASIGATFKSDVSAGTRRYSGRYGASLNQRFGMSPNQETNTKLVSDVLSDALTRLFKDPSIGQLLSAQ; from the coding sequence ATGTTGCAACGCCTGTTGTTCGGTTTGATCACTGTGACCAGTTTGACCCTGGTTGGCTGCGCCAACAGCCCGCAACAACTCAGCCCGCAACCTAAAGTCACTGCGCAGCTGGCGCCTGTCGGTCACGGCCAGCCGGTATCGGTGCGTGTGGTGGACGGTCGTCCGTCGCCGACGCTGGGTTCGCGTGGTGGGCTGTACCCTGAGACCGCGCTTATTTCGGTCACCGGTCAAGACGTGCTGCCCAAGCTGCAGGCCCAGGCCGAAGCCGCCGTGCGCCTGTTGGGCTTCACACCGGCCAACTCGCCGGGCGCGCCTCAGCTGACCATCACCCTGGCCGAACTGAAATACCAGTCGCCCAAAGAAGGCTTGTACGTGACTGAAGCCTCCATTGGCGCGACGTTCAAGTCCGACGTCAGTGCCGGCACCCGTCGCTACAGCGGCCGCTACGGCGCATCGCTGAATCAGCGTTTCGGCATGTCGCCCAATCAAGAGACCAACACCAAGCTGGTCAGCGACGTCCTCAGTGACGCCCTGACTCGCCTGTTCAAAGACCCAAGCATCGGCCAACTGCTCAGCGCGCAGTAA
- a CDS encoding 1-acyl-sn-glycerol-3-phosphate acyltransferase, which yields MGEFDTIRPYNDSEVPAVLARLFSDKAFLDILTHFRFPRFAGALGWLLKPMIARKLRREFAGVTTVATLQDKVEYYVDHTIDRATDGVTYTGVEQLKSGTAYLFLANHRDIVMDPAFVNYAVYHAGLPTPRIAIGDNLLQKPFVSDLMRLNKSFIVHRSITGRKEKMAAYNLLSAYINHSIRNDCQSIWIAQAEGRAKDGDDRTESAILKMFHVSRKDEPFAEVIQSLNLTPVSISYEYDPCDTAKARELYIRATTGTYSKAPGEDDVSIALGITGYKGRVHVNFAPPITERFEDTKLLAVEMDRQILGGYRLFPVHYLAYAQWSDADPQLQVPTAAEVFPADELAKAQAEWERRLNECPAEHRPYLVVQYATPVRNQYRVKAGIAL from the coding sequence ATGGGCGAATTCGATACCATCCGACCTTACAACGACAGCGAAGTCCCGGCAGTGCTGGCGCGTCTGTTCAGTGACAAGGCCTTTCTGGACATCCTGACCCACTTCCGCTTCCCGCGCTTTGCCGGCGCCCTGGGCTGGCTGCTCAAGCCGATGATCGCCCGCAAGCTGCGCCGCGAGTTCGCCGGTGTCACCACCGTGGCCACGCTGCAGGACAAAGTCGAATATTACGTCGACCACACCATTGACCGCGCAACCGACGGGGTGACGTACACCGGCGTCGAACAGCTGAAGTCGGGCACCGCCTACCTGTTTCTGGCCAACCACCGCGACATCGTGATGGACCCCGCCTTCGTCAACTACGCCGTGTACCACGCCGGCCTGCCGACGCCGCGCATTGCCATTGGCGACAACCTGCTGCAAAAGCCGTTTGTCAGCGACCTGATGCGCCTGAACAAGAGCTTCATCGTGCACCGCTCGATCACCGGGCGAAAGGAAAAGATGGCGGCGTATAACCTGCTGTCGGCCTACATCAACCATTCGATCCGCAACGACTGTCAGTCGATCTGGATCGCCCAGGCCGAAGGCCGGGCCAAGGATGGCGACGATCGCACCGAGTCGGCGATCCTCAAGATGTTTCACGTCAGCCGCAAGGATGAGCCGTTTGCCGAGGTGATCCAGTCGCTGAACCTGACGCCGGTGTCGATCAGCTACGAATACGACCCCTGCGACACGGCCAAGGCCCGCGAACTGTATATCCGCGCCACCACCGGCACCTACAGCAAGGCGCCGGGCGAGGATGATGTGAGCATCGCCCTGGGCATCACCGGCTACAAGGGCCGTGTGCATGTGAACTTTGCGCCGCCGATCACCGAGCGTTTCGAGGACACCAAGTTGCTGGCGGTGGAAATGGACCGGCAGATTCTCGGCGGCTATCGCCTGTTCCCGGTGCATTACCTGGCGTACGCGCAGTGGAGCGACGCCGACCCGCAATTGCAGGTGCCGACGGCGGCCGAGGTGTTCCCGGCCGACGAGCTGGCCAAGGCGCAAGCGGAGTGGGAACGGCGCTTGAATGAATGCCCGGCCGAGCACCGGCCGTATCTGGTGGTGCAGTACGCGACGCCGGTGAGGAATCAATATCGGGTTAAAGCCGGGATTGCACTGTAA
- a CDS encoding CPXCG motif-containing cysteine-rich protein, producing MLETESYDCPYCGEPAEAVLDLSGGDQSYIEDCPVCCRPIIFDLQVHDDEWMLTVRSENE from the coding sequence ATGCTGGAAACCGAGTCGTACGATTGTCCTTATTGTGGTGAGCCGGCTGAGGCCGTGCTGGACCTTTCCGGCGGCGATCAGTCATACATTGAAGACTGCCCGGTGTGTTGCCGGCCAATAATCTTTGATCTGCAGGTACACGATGACGAATGGATGCTCACGGTCCGCAGCGAAAACGAGTAA
- a CDS encoding putative signal transducing protein, whose product MQRIYEPENLMEGELLQQMLASEGIEAHLVGRHLLGGTGELPIFGLLGLEVDNDQAVYARELITAYIGAQPLPGDEPDSFPDVLVC is encoded by the coding sequence ATGCAGCGAATCTATGAACCGGAAAACCTGATGGAAGGCGAGTTGCTGCAACAAATGCTCGCCAGCGAGGGCATCGAGGCGCACCTGGTGGGGCGCCATTTGCTCGGCGGTACCGGCGAATTGCCGATTTTCGGCCTGCTGGGCCTGGAGGTGGACAACGACCAGGCCGTTTACGCCCGTGAGCTGATTACGGCCTACATCGGTGCGCAACCATTGCCCGGCGATGAACCCGACAGCTTTCCCGACGTATTGGTCTGTTAG
- a CDS encoding SOS response-associated peptidase — protein sequence MCGRYALFRWNPTFAALPGFPADQQAQWNISPNDSVLIQRLSEGQRTLARARWGLTPPWLTDLSRTPAHARAETLAEQPMFREAFRQRRCLLPANGFYEWRGTQRKRPYWLTPGEGSTLFFAAIWEAYPVQEQVWLSTAVVTQAAQSQRRPLILDAAGQEAWLNPQTPLPVLQGLLASEPAALRERVLANMVNDPKLNGPECLTPG from the coding sequence ATGTGTGGACGTTATGCCCTGTTTCGCTGGAACCCTACGTTTGCTGCCTTGCCGGGCTTCCCGGCCGACCAGCAGGCGCAGTGGAACATCTCCCCGAATGATTCGGTGCTGATTCAGCGCTTGAGCGAAGGCCAGCGCACCCTGGCGCGCGCGCGCTGGGGCCTGACGCCGCCCTGGCTGACTGACCTTTCCCGCACCCCGGCCCACGCCCGCGCCGAAACCCTGGCCGAGCAACCGATGTTCCGCGAAGCCTTCCGCCAGCGCCGCTGCCTGCTGCCCGCCAACGGGTTTTACGAATGGCGCGGCACCCAGCGCAAGCGCCCGTACTGGCTGACGCCGGGCGAGGGCTCGACGCTGTTTTTTGCGGCGATCTGGGAAGCGTATCCGGTGCAGGAACAGGTGTGGCTGAGCACCGCGGTGGTGACCCAGGCGGCGCAGAGTCAGCGGCGGCCGTTGATCCTGGATGCGGCGGGGCAGGAGGCGTGGCTGAATCCGCAGACGCCGTTGCCGGTGTTGCAGGGTTTGCTGGCCAGTGAGCCGGCTGCGTTGCGCGAGCGGGTGTTGGCCAATATGGTCAATGATCCGAAACTGAATGGGCCGGAGTGCCTGACACCGGGCTGA
- a CDS encoding methyl-accepting chemotaxis protein gives MITQVVSSVQKVSDSSEHTADIAIRTNQGVHKQMVEIDQVATAVHEMTATAQDVARNATQAAQAASHADQAASQGMRIVRDTSTSIGALAQEIGKAVGVVQTLAKDSENINAILTAIRGIAEQTNLLALNAAIEAARAGEQGRGFAVVADEVRNLAQKTQKATEEIQTMIQQLQQGTRDVVKVMEDSQNRTDESVQHAAKAAEALETITQAVSVINDMNTQIASAAEEQSAVAEDINRNVINIGQVANEVAGGADESSAASAELTKLAEQQRRLINQFKV, from the coding sequence ATGATCACCCAGGTGGTGAGTTCGGTGCAGAAGGTCAGCGATTCGTCGGAGCACACCGCCGACATCGCGATTCGCACCAATCAGGGCGTGCACAAACAGATGGTCGAGATCGACCAGGTGGCCACCGCCGTGCATGAGATGACGGCCACCGCCCAGGACGTGGCGCGCAACGCCACCCAGGCCGCGCAAGCCGCCAGCCACGCTGACCAAGCCGCAAGCCAGGGCATGCGCATCGTGCGTGATACCTCGACGTCTATCGGCGCATTGGCGCAGGAAATCGGTAAAGCGGTGGGCGTGGTGCAAACGCTGGCCAAGGACAGCGAGAACATCAACGCGATCCTCACAGCGATTCGCGGGATCGCCGAGCAGACCAACCTGCTGGCGCTTAACGCCGCCATCGAGGCAGCGCGGGCCGGCGAGCAAGGCCGTGGTTTTGCGGTGGTGGCAGATGAAGTGCGCAACCTGGCGCAGAAGACGCAGAAGGCCACCGAAGAAATCCAGACCATGATCCAGCAGTTGCAACAAGGCACGCGCGATGTGGTTAAGGTGATGGAAGACAGCCAGAACCGCACCGATGAAAGCGTGCAGCATGCGGCGAAGGCGGCCGAGGCGCTGGAGACGATCACTCAGGCGGTGTCGGTGATCAACGACATGAATACCCAGATCGCCAGCGCCGCCGAGGAGCAGAGCGCGGTGGCCGAGGATATTAATCGCAATGTGATCAATATCGGCCAGGTGGCCAATGAAGTGGCGGGCGGCGCGGATGAATCGAGCGCAGCCAGTGCGGAGTTGACCAAGCTGGCGGAGCAGCAGCGGCGCTTGATCAATCAGTTTAAGGTTTAG
- a CDS encoding M48 family metallopeptidase, with protein MKKSLAVSGLVAAMLLAGCQSVNTTSGGAVGVERKQYMFSMLSSQEVDQMYAQSYQQTLGEASGKGMLDKTSANAKRVQAIANRLIAQAPTFRPDAAQWKWEVNLIKSDEMNANCGPGGKIFVYSALIDNLKLTDDELAAVMGHEIAHALREHGREAMSKAYGIEMAKQGAGALFGLGQDSLALADTVANYGMTLPNSRANENEADLIGLELSARAGYNPNAAITLWNKMAKASEGSPPEFMSTHPASDSRIASLQAAIPKVMPLYQQAKKS; from the coding sequence ATGAAGAAGTCATTGGCGGTAAGTGGGTTGGTTGCGGCGATGCTGCTGGCGGGTTGCCAGTCGGTTAACACCACCAGCGGCGGCGCCGTCGGGGTAGAGCGCAAGCAGTATATGTTCAGCATGTTGTCAAGCCAGGAAGTCGACCAGATGTATGCCCAGTCCTACCAGCAGACGCTGGGTGAGGCGAGCGGCAAAGGCATGCTCGATAAAACCAGTGCCAACGCCAAGCGCGTGCAGGCCATCGCCAATCGACTGATCGCCCAGGCGCCGACCTTTCGCCCGGATGCGGCGCAATGGAAGTGGGAGGTGAACCTGATCAAAAGTGATGAGATGAACGCCAACTGCGGGCCTGGCGGCAAGATCTTCGTGTACAGCGCGTTGATCGACAACCTCAAGCTCACCGATGACGAACTGGCCGCGGTGATGGGCCATGAAATCGCTCACGCCTTGCGCGAACACGGCCGTGAAGCCATGTCCAAGGCCTACGGCATCGAGATGGCCAAGCAGGGCGCCGGTGCCTTGTTCGGTCTGGGCCAGGACAGCCTGGCGCTGGCCGATACGGTGGCCAACTACGGCATGACGCTGCCCAACAGCCGCGCCAATGAAAACGAAGCCGACCTGATCGGTCTGGAGCTCTCGGCTAGGGCCGGTTACAACCCGAACGCGGCCATCACGTTGTGGAACAAGATGGCCAAGGCGTCGGAAGGTTCTCCACCGGAGTTCATGAGCACGCACCCGGCCTCCGACAGCCGGATCGCCTCATTGCAGGCGGCGATTCCGAAAGTAATGCCGCTTTACCAGCAGGCCAAAAAATCCTGA
- a CDS encoding TMEM165/GDT1 family protein: protein MLDSLLVPTAIVALAEIGDKTQLLALILAARFRKPWPIIAGIVAATLANHAAAGAVGAWFGSFFSDAVLHWILAASFCATALWTLVPDKLDDDEASTTRKFGPFLTTLIAFFLAEIGDKTQIATVMLAAQYPELWLVIIGTTLGMLIANVPVVLAGNFAAEKLPLTLIRRLAATAFFVLAVVAVYKAMQSSGWI from the coding sequence ATGCTGGATTCATTACTCGTTCCTACCGCAATCGTTGCCTTGGCCGAAATCGGCGACAAGACGCAACTGCTCGCGCTCATCCTTGCTGCTCGCTTCCGCAAGCCCTGGCCGATCATCGCCGGCATCGTCGCCGCGACCCTGGCCAACCATGCGGCTGCCGGTGCCGTGGGCGCCTGGTTCGGCAGTTTCTTCTCGGATGCGGTGTTGCACTGGATCCTCGCGGCGAGCTTCTGCGCTACGGCGCTGTGGACCCTGGTGCCGGACAAACTCGACGATGACGAAGCCAGTACCACGCGCAAGTTCGGCCCGTTTCTGACCACGCTGATTGCGTTCTTCCTCGCCGAAATCGGTGACAAGACGCAGATCGCCACGGTGATGCTGGCGGCGCAATACCCTGAGCTGTGGCTGGTGATTATCGGCACCACCCTGGGCATGCTGATTGCCAACGTGCCGGTGGTTCTGGCGGGGAATTTCGCCGCGGAGAAACTGCCGCTGACCCTGATTCGTCGACTGGCGGCTACGGCGTTCTTCGTTCTGGCGGTGGTGGCGGTGTACAAGGCCATGCAAAGCAGCGGCTGGATCTAG
- a CDS encoding class I SAM-dependent methyltransferase translates to MDPRSEVLLRQAELFQGNLLLVGLPADDLLGRLPNAHGWSWHAGDQAALDARFPERSHFGVNVPERGFDAAVIFLPKSKDLTDYLLNAVAARLPGAELFLVGEKKGGIESAAKQMIPFGKPRKLDNARHCQLWQVTVANAPQAVELQSLAQVFEVPLAEGPLKVVSLPGVFSHGRLDRGTELLLAHLDKLPSGHLLDFGCGAGVLGAAVKRRYPHNTVTMLDVDAFAAASSRLTLAANGLEAEVLTGDGIDAAPMGLNAILSNPPFHVGVHTDYFATENLLRKAAKHLAKGGELRLVANSFLKYQPLIEEHLGVCAIKAEGNGFRIYRAKRG, encoded by the coding sequence ATGGATCCGCGCAGTGAAGTACTGCTTCGTCAGGCCGAACTTTTTCAAGGCAACCTGCTGCTGGTAGGTTTGCCCGCCGACGATTTGCTCGGCCGCCTGCCCAATGCCCACGGCTGGAGCTGGCATGCCGGCGACCAGGCGGCGCTCGACGCACGCTTCCCCGAACGCAGCCATTTCGGCGTGAACGTGCCCGAACGCGGGTTTGATGCGGCGGTGATTTTCCTGCCCAAATCCAAGGACCTCACCGATTACCTGCTCAACGCCGTGGCCGCACGCCTGCCCGGCGCCGAGCTGTTTCTGGTCGGCGAGAAAAAAGGCGGTATCGAAAGCGCCGCCAAGCAGATGATTCCGTTCGGCAAGCCCCGCAAGCTCGACAACGCGCGGCACTGCCAGCTGTGGCAGGTCACCGTGGCCAATGCCCCGCAGGCGGTCGAACTGCAAAGCCTGGCGCAGGTGTTTGAAGTACCGCTGGCCGAAGGGCCGCTCAAGGTGGTGAGCCTGCCGGGCGTGTTCAGCCACGGTCGCCTGGATCGCGGCACCGAGCTGTTGCTTGCACACCTGGACAAGTTGCCCAGCGGGCACTTGCTCGACTTTGGCTGCGGCGCCGGCGTGCTGGGCGCTGCGGTCAAGCGTCGCTACCCGCACAACACGGTGACGATGCTTGACGTGGATGCGTTCGCCGCCGCCAGCAGCCGCCTGACCTTGGCGGCCAATGGCCTGGAGGCCGAGGTGTTGACCGGTGACGGCATCGACGCTGCGCCGATGGGTTTGAACGCGATTTTGAGCAACCCGCCGTTCCATGTCGGCGTGCACACCGATTATTTCGCCACGGAAAACTTGCTGCGAAAAGCGGCGAAACACCTGGCAAAAGGCGGCGAACTTCGCTTGGTGGCCAACAGTTTCCTCAAGTACCAACCACTGATCGAAGAGCACTTGGGCGTGTGTGCAATCAAGGCCGAAGGCAACGGTTTTCGCATTTATCGTGCCAAACGCGGCTGA
- a CDS encoding 2-hydroxyacid dehydrogenase, whose amino-acid sequence MTNNRRAVFLDHPSLDLGDLDLSELRNSFSDLQLYAHTTPQNVVERLQGAQVVISNKIALNTETLQACPELKLILVSATGTNNVDLAAARAHGITVSNCQGYGTPSVAQHTIMLLLNLATRLNDYQRDVSAGKWQQAKQFCLLDYPIVELEGKTLGLLGHGELGSAVARLAEAFGMRVVLGAIPGRPARADRVPLDELLAQVDALTLHCPLNEHTRDFIGARELALLKPGAFIVNTARGGLINEQALADALRSGHLGGAATDVLSVEPPVNGNPLLAGDIPRLIVTPHNAWGSREARQRIVGQLAENARGFFNGTPLRVVS is encoded by the coding sequence ATGACGAACAATCGCCGCGCCGTCTTCCTTGATCACCCGTCCCTGGACCTGGGGGACCTGGACCTCAGCGAATTGCGCAACAGCTTCAGCGACCTGCAGCTGTACGCGCACACCACGCCGCAGAATGTGGTCGAACGCCTGCAAGGCGCTCAAGTGGTCATCAGCAACAAGATCGCGCTGAATACCGAAACGCTGCAAGCCTGCCCCGAACTCAAGCTGATCCTGGTATCGGCCACCGGCACCAACAACGTCGACCTCGCCGCAGCCCGCGCCCATGGCATTACGGTGAGCAACTGCCAGGGCTACGGCACGCCGTCGGTGGCGCAGCACACGATCATGCTGTTGCTGAATCTGGCGACGCGCCTGAACGACTACCAACGCGACGTCAGCGCGGGCAAATGGCAACAAGCCAAACAGTTCTGCCTGCTGGATTACCCGATTGTCGAGCTGGAGGGCAAAACCCTCGGCCTGCTCGGCCACGGCGAACTGGGCAGCGCCGTCGCGCGCCTGGCCGAAGCCTTCGGCATGCGCGTGGTGCTCGGCGCGATTCCGGGCCGCCCTGCCCGCGCTGACCGCGTGCCACTGGATGAACTGCTCGCGCAAGTCGACGCGCTGACCCTGCACTGCCCGCTCAATGAACACACCCGCGACTTTATCGGCGCTCGCGAATTGGCGCTGCTCAAGCCCGGCGCGTTTATCGTCAACACCGCGCGCGGTGGCTTGATCAACGAACAAGCCCTGGCGGACGCGTTGCGCAGCGGCCATCTGGGCGGTGCGGCCACCGATGTGCTGAGCGTGGAGCCACCGGTAAACGGCAACCCGCTGCTGGCCGGCGACATTCCTCGCCTGATCGTGACGCCCCACAACGCCTGGGGCAGTCGCGAAGCGCGGCAGCGCATCGTTGGCCAACTGGCGGAAAACGCCCGCGGCTTTTTCAACGGCACCCCGCTGCGCGTCGTCAGTTGA
- a CDS encoding LysE family translocator, whose product MYAAEFLTVALIHLLAVASPGPDFAVVVRESVTHGRRAGTWTALGVGSAIFLHVGYSLLGIGLIVSQSIVLFNALKWAAAAYLLYIGFKALRAQPAKPVAEGELRPEVGERTPRAAFTAGFVTNGLNPKATLFFLSLFTVVINPHTPLAIQAGYGVYLAVATALWFCLVAMLFSQQRVRAGFARMGHWFDRTMGAVLIAIGVKLAFTSMK is encoded by the coding sequence ATGTACGCCGCCGAGTTTTTGACCGTAGCCTTGATTCACTTGTTGGCGGTGGCCAGCCCCGGCCCGGATTTCGCCGTGGTGGTGCGCGAGAGTGTGACCCATGGCCGTCGCGCCGGCACCTGGACCGCTTTGGGTGTGGGCTCGGCGATTTTCCTGCACGTGGGCTATTCGCTGCTGGGGATTGGTTTGATCGTGTCGCAGTCCATCGTGCTGTTTAACGCACTGAAGTGGGCGGCGGCGGCGTACTTGTTGTACATCGGTTTCAAAGCGTTGCGTGCGCAGCCGGCCAAGCCGGTTGCCGAGGGCGAGTTGCGGCCTGAAGTGGGTGAGCGCACTCCGCGTGCGGCGTTTACTGCGGGGTTTGTGACCAATGGTTTGAACCCCAAGGCCACGCTGTTTTTCCTGTCGCTGTTTACTGTGGTGATCAACCCGCACACGCCGCTGGCGATCCAGGCTGGGTACGGTGTGTACCTGGCGGTGGCGACGGCGTTGTGGTTTTGCCTGGTGGCTATGTTGTTCAGTCAGCAGCGGGTACGCGCGGGATTTGCGCGGATGGGGCATTGGTTTGATCGGACCATGGGGGCGGTTTTGATTGCGATTGGTGTGAAGCTTGCGTTTACGAGTATGAAGTGA
- a CDS encoding fatty acid--CoA ligase yields the protein MLQTRVIPPAEGAYRYPLLIKRLLMSGTRYEKTREIIYRDKLRYTYPTLIERVARLANVLTEAGVKAGDTVAVMDWDSHRYLECMFAIPMIGAVIHTINVRLSPEQILYTMNHAEDRFVLVNSEFVGLYQAIAGHLTTVDKTLLLTDGDEKTAELPNLVGEYETLLAAASPTYDFQDFDENSVATTFYTTGTTGNPKGVYFTHRQLVLHTMGVATIMGSVDSVRLLGTNDVYMPITPMFHVHAWGLPYVATMLGLKQVYPGRYDPEYLVELWRKEKVTFSHCVPTILQMVLNAKAAQGVDFGGWKIVIGGSALNRTLYEAAKARGIQLTAAYGMSETGPLVSCAHLNEELMAGTEDERTTYRIKAGVPGPLVEAAIVDSEGNFLPADGESQGELVLRAPWLTEGYYNEPQKGAELWEGGWMHTGDVATLDAFGVIDIRDRIKDVIKTGGEWISSLALEDLVSRHPAVREVAVVGIADPQWGERPFALLVVHDGQVIGARELKEHLKPFVELGHLSKWAIPSQIAVVTEIPKTSVGKLDKKRIRIDIIEWQANNSTFLSTL from the coding sequence ATGTTGCAGACCCGTGTTATCCCACCCGCCGAAGGCGCTTACCGATACCCACTGTTGATCAAACGCCTGCTGATGTCCGGGACCCGCTACGAAAAAACCCGGGAAATCATCTACCGCGACAAACTGCGTTACACCTACCCCACCCTCATCGAGCGCGTTGCGCGCCTGGCCAATGTGCTGACCGAGGCCGGGGTCAAGGCCGGTGACACCGTCGCCGTGATGGACTGGGACAGCCACCGCTACCTCGAATGCATGTTCGCCATCCCGATGATCGGCGCGGTAATCCACACCATCAACGTGCGCCTGTCGCCCGAACAGATTCTCTACACCATGAACCACGCCGAAGACCGCTTCGTGCTGGTCAACAGCGAGTTCGTGGGGCTTTACCAGGCCATCGCCGGCCACCTGACCACGGTCGACAAAACGCTGCTGCTCACCGACGGCGACGAAAAAACCGCCGAGCTGCCCAACCTGGTCGGCGAGTACGAAACCCTGCTGGCGGCCGCCAGCCCCACGTACGACTTCCAGGACTTCGACGAAAACTCCGTCGCCACCACCTTCTACACCACCGGCACCACCGGCAACCCCAAAGGCGTGTACTTCACCCACCGCCAACTGGTGCTGCACACCATGGGCGTTGCGACGATCATGGGCAGCGTCGACAGCGTGCGCCTGCTGGGCACCAACGACGTGTACATGCCGATCACGCCGATGTTCCACGTGCACGCCTGGGGCCTGCCGTACGTGGCAACCATGCTCGGTTTGAAGCAGGTCTATCCGGGCCGCTACGACCCGGAATACCTGGTGGAGTTGTGGCGCAAGGAAAAGGTCACTTTCTCCCACTGCGTGCCGACCATCCTGCAAATGGTGCTCAACGCTAAGGCGGCGCAAGGCGTGGATTTTGGCGGCTGGAAAATCGTCATCGGCGGCAGCGCGCTCAATCGCACGCTGTATGAAGCCGCCAAGGCGCGCGGTATTCAACTGACTGCCGCGTACGGCATGTCCGAGACCGGGCCGTTGGTGTCGTGTGCCCACCTCAACGAAGAACTGATGGCCGGCACCGAGGACGAGCGCACCACCTACCGCATCAAGGCCGGCGTGCCCGGGCCGTTGGTGGAAGCGGCGATTGTCGACAGCGAAGGCAACTTCCTGCCCGCTGACGGCGAGTCCCAGGGTGAGCTGGTGCTGCGCGCACCGTGGCTGACCGAAGGCTATTACAACGAGCCGCAAAAGGGCGCCGAGCTGTGGGAGGGCGGCTGGATGCACACCGGCGACGTGGCCACGCTGGACGCATTTGGCGTGATCGACATTCGCGACCGCATCAAGGATGTGATCAAGACCGGCGGCGAGTGGATCTCCTCCCTGGCCCTCGAAGATCTGGTCAGCCGTCACCCGGCGGTACGCGAAGTAGCGGTGGTGGGCATCGCCGACCCGCAATGGGGCGAGCGTCCGTTTGCGTTGCTGGTGGTGCATGATGGCCAAGTGATAGGTGCTCGCGAGCTCAAGGAACACCTCAAGCCTTTTGTCGAACTGGGCCATTTGAGCAAGTGGGCGATTCCAAGCCAGATTGCCGTTGTTACTGAAATTCCCAAGACCAGTGTCGGCAAGCTCGACAAAAAACGTATCCGTATAGACATCATTGAATGGCAGGCCAATAACAGCACGTTCCTGTCCACCCTCTGA